A DNA window from Amycolatopsis sp. DSM 110486 contains the following coding sequences:
- a CDS encoding TetR/AcrR family transcriptional regulator produces the protein MPENSPRRAPRERQRDPERTKARILEAAKAEFASLGYAAARVGEIATRAGVNKQLISYYFGGKEGLYTELNRPVFDSFTTIAAPDRELADVAAEFVRSGLADADLGRLFLWENLTDGEPDAIGVEAQREFLQRQLDYVRARQEAGDFPADIDPAALMLVLMAAASASLAFPRVARALTGQDPGSAEFADAYAEQLARIVRALKP, from the coding sequence GTGCCCGAGAACAGTCCCCGCCGTGCGCCACGCGAACGTCAGCGCGACCCCGAGCGCACGAAGGCGCGCATCCTCGAGGCGGCCAAGGCGGAGTTCGCCAGCTTGGGCTACGCGGCGGCGCGCGTCGGCGAGATCGCCACACGTGCGGGCGTGAACAAGCAGCTGATCTCGTACTACTTCGGCGGCAAGGAAGGCCTGTACACCGAGCTGAACCGCCCGGTCTTCGACAGCTTCACCACGATCGCCGCACCGGATCGCGAGCTGGCGGACGTCGCCGCCGAGTTCGTGCGCTCGGGCCTCGCCGACGCCGACCTCGGCCGCCTGTTCCTCTGGGAGAACCTCACCGACGGCGAGCCGGACGCCATCGGTGTCGAAGCCCAGCGCGAGTTCCTCCAGCGCCAGCTCGACTACGTCCGCGCACGTCAGGAAGCCGGCGACTTCCCGGCCGACATCGACCCGGCGGCGCTGATGCTCGTGCTGATGGCGGCGGCCAGCGCGTCGCTCGCGTTCCCACGCGTCGCCCGCGCGCTCACCGGCCAGGACCCGGGCTCGGCCGAGTTCGCCGACGCCTACGCGGAGCAGCTGGCCCGCATCGTGCGGGCGCTCAAGCCCTGA
- a CDS encoding TetR/AcrR family transcriptional regulator → MTDQPLGSRPGRKRSAASRDAILVATLELIAEVGYAGLTIEGIAARSGSGKQTVYRWWPSKADVLMEALASKADLIVPVPDHGDLAADLREFLRDTFALGGKQTVGDTLRALMAQAQVDPAFGDRFREDFLLRRREVLGRIVDRAAERGELPAGVSRETLIDVVFGTLWYRLLATRTPVGPELADELVALIVRA, encoded by the coding sequence GTGACCGACCAGCCCCTCGGCAGCCGCCCCGGCCGCAAGCGCAGCGCCGCCAGCCGCGACGCGATCCTCGTGGCGACCTTGGAACTCATCGCGGAAGTCGGGTACGCCGGCCTGACCATCGAAGGCATCGCGGCGCGCTCCGGCTCGGGGAAGCAGACCGTCTACCGGTGGTGGCCGTCCAAAGCGGACGTGCTCATGGAGGCGCTCGCGAGCAAGGCCGACCTGATCGTGCCGGTGCCCGACCACGGCGACCTCGCGGCCGACCTGCGCGAGTTCCTGCGCGACACGTTCGCGCTCGGCGGCAAGCAGACCGTCGGCGACACGCTGCGCGCGCTGATGGCGCAGGCGCAGGTGGACCCCGCGTTCGGCGACCGCTTCCGTGAAGACTTCCTGCTGCGCCGGCGCGAGGTGCTGGGCCGGATCGTCGACCGCGCGGCCGAGCGCGGCGAGCTCCCCGCCGGCGTCTCCCGCGAAACCCTGATCGACGTCGTGTTCGGCACCCTCTGGTACCGCCTGCTCGCCACCCGCACGCCGGTCGGCCCGGAGCTCGCCGACGAGCTGGTGGCGCTGATCGTCAGGGCTTGA
- a CDS encoding DJ-1/PfpI family protein, which translates to MTTRETAVRGVDNRKPVPLAQAGRGRVAILTADKVEDVEFFYPYHRFVEEGYDVDVITPAGGLLSGYRGTTLQDTLPLADADPQAYDALYMPGGLAPEELVANDAAVEFVRTFAERDKPIGSVCHGPRVLAKAGLATGRAMTGFYHVESDIADAGGTYVDEPVVADGRIVTSRRPGDLPQEMAVILERLHAA; encoded by the coding sequence ATGACCACGCGTGAGACGGCCGTTCGCGGAGTCGACAACCGCAAGCCCGTTCCGCTGGCGCAGGCCGGTCGCGGCCGCGTCGCAATCCTGACCGCAGACAAGGTCGAGGACGTCGAGTTCTTCTACCCGTACCACCGCTTCGTCGAGGAGGGCTACGACGTCGACGTGATCACGCCGGCCGGCGGCCTGCTCAGTGGCTACCGCGGCACCACCCTGCAGGACACCCTCCCCCTCGCCGACGCCGACCCGCAGGCGTACGACGCGCTGTACATGCCTGGCGGCCTCGCGCCCGAGGAGCTCGTGGCGAACGACGCCGCGGTGGAGTTCGTGCGCACGTTCGCGGAGCGCGACAAGCCGATCGGTTCGGTGTGCCACGGCCCGCGGGTCCTCGCCAAGGCGGGCCTCGCGACCGGCCGCGCCATGACGGGCTTCTACCACGTCGAGAGCGACATCGCCGACGCCGGCGGAACCTACGTCGATGAGCCGGTCGTGGCGGACGGGCGGATCGTCACCTCCCGGCGCCCCGGCGACCTGCCGCAGGAGATGGCGGTGATCCTCGAGCGGCTGCACGCCGCCTGA
- a CDS encoding SDR family oxidoreductase: protein MSNSTALVAGGTSGIGLATARKLRERGFDVHLTGRGKERLDDLAASDPGLTGHQADGGDAAAMAALAETIGRIDALVVSLSGSEGMGPIADLDLAMLRRAFDAKFWAHLTTIQAVLPRLAPTGSITLVTAITARTGMPGTTGLAAINGALEAAVKPLAAELAPIRVNAVSPGVVDTAWWSGFPPEQRAAYFAQVASVLPTRQVASADDVAEAVVFAATNPTTTGTVLESDGGARLITL, encoded by the coding sequence ATGAGCAACAGCACGGCCCTCGTCGCTGGGGGCACTTCGGGCATCGGGCTGGCGACCGCGCGCAAGCTGCGCGAACGCGGGTTCGACGTCCACCTCACCGGCCGCGGCAAAGAACGGCTCGACGACCTGGCGGCCAGCGACCCCGGCCTCACCGGACACCAGGCCGACGGCGGCGACGCGGCCGCCATGGCCGCGCTCGCCGAGACGATCGGGCGGATCGACGCCCTCGTGGTGAGCCTCAGCGGCAGCGAGGGAATGGGGCCGATCGCGGACCTGGACCTGGCAATGCTGCGGCGCGCCTTCGATGCGAAGTTCTGGGCGCACCTCACCACCATCCAGGCGGTGCTGCCGAGACTCGCGCCGACGGGGTCGATCACCCTGGTCACCGCCATCACCGCGCGCACCGGCATGCCGGGCACGACCGGACTCGCGGCGATCAACGGCGCCCTGGAGGCCGCGGTCAAACCGCTGGCGGCGGAACTCGCACCGATCCGGGTCAACGCCGTGTCACCCGGGGTGGTGGACACGGCTTGGTGGAGCGGCTTCCCGCCCGAGCAGCGCGCGGCCTACTTCGCACAGGTCGCCTCGGTCCTGCCGACGCGACAGGTCGCGTCCGCCGACGACGTCGCCGAGGCCGTGGTGTTCGCGGCCACCAACCCGACCACGACCGGCACCGTCCTGGAGAGCGACGGTGGCGCGCGGCTGATCACACTCTGA
- a CDS encoding TetR/AcrR family transcriptional regulator, whose translation MPRDATETKRRVLEAAYREFAAYGLAGARVDRIAANAEANKRAIYDYFGSKEELFDTVVVERLLTGMETVPETWDDLARFAGAVFDYYASDPDRARLTLWRQLERPEPTARELESFGAKLAEMRAARPTDEAIDTADLYALIWALHHTAILYPGALRPTAESDQARLRAAVVAAVGRLSAPWRGEAD comes from the coding sequence ATGCCACGTGACGCGACGGAGACCAAGCGCCGGGTCCTGGAGGCCGCGTACCGGGAGTTCGCCGCGTACGGCCTGGCCGGCGCGCGGGTCGACCGGATCGCCGCGAACGCCGAGGCCAACAAGCGCGCCATCTACGACTACTTCGGGAGCAAAGAGGAACTGTTCGACACGGTCGTGGTCGAACGCCTGCTGACGGGCATGGAGACCGTCCCGGAGACCTGGGACGACCTGGCGCGCTTCGCCGGCGCCGTCTTCGACTACTACGCCTCGGACCCCGACCGCGCCCGGCTCACGCTCTGGCGGCAGCTCGAACGCCCGGAACCGACCGCGCGCGAGCTGGAGTCGTTCGGCGCCAAGCTCGCCGAGATGCGCGCCGCGCGCCCGACCGACGAGGCCATCGACACCGCGGACCTCTACGCCCTGATCTGGGCCCTCCACCACACGGCGATCCTCTACCCCGGCGCGCTGCGGCCGACCGCCGAATCCGACCAGGCGCGGCTGCGGGCCGCCGTTGTGGCCGCGGTGGGCCGCCTCAGCGCGCCGTGGCGTGGGGAGGCGGACTGA
- a CDS encoding TetR/AcrR family transcriptional regulator — translation MARPRKFDERKVLDAARDQFWQAGYAGTRIDEIAEVTGLGKGSLYGAFGGKQELFRRVFDDYCTAIVDATGRGLRGSDEDAYARLVAHVNAVAAATAADVTHHGCLLAKGAAELAEHDDVVARRARETVEALQGLLAGDIAACQRNGDLAADADPVKLAALLLAVLRGIEAVGKAGASQETLQDIAETAIAVLPRPAT, via the coding sequence AGTTCTGGCAGGCCGGGTATGCGGGTACGCGCATCGACGAGATCGCCGAGGTGACGGGCCTCGGCAAGGGCAGCCTGTACGGCGCCTTCGGAGGCAAGCAGGAGCTGTTCCGCCGCGTGTTCGACGACTACTGCACCGCGATCGTCGACGCCACCGGGCGCGGCCTGCGCGGGTCCGATGAGGACGCTTACGCCCGCCTGGTCGCACACGTCAACGCCGTCGCCGCGGCCACCGCCGCCGACGTCACCCACCACGGCTGCCTCCTCGCCAAGGGCGCCGCCGAACTGGCGGAACACGACGACGTCGTCGCCAGGCGGGCACGGGAAACAGTCGAGGCTTTGCAGGGGCTGCTGGCCGGCGACATCGCCGCCTGCCAGCGCAACGGCGACCTCGCCGCGGACGCCGACCCGGTCAAGCTGGCGGCCCTGCTGCTGGCCGTCCTGCGCGGCATCGAGGCAGTCGGCAAGGCGGGCGCGAGCCAGGAAACCCTGCAAGACATCGCGGAAACGGCGATCGCGGTACTCCCCCGACCCGCAACCTGA
- a CDS encoding NAD(P)/FAD-dependent oxidoreductase, which yields MNLRVAVVGGGTGGLCLAHGLVRAGVEVAVYERSRTRTERLQGYRVHIDPHGAAALHECLPPDAWQRFVAATGESAHEFAFVTEQLRELAVMREPDAADPAKAHHSVSRISLHQVLSAGLEGILWYDKEFVRYEAGPKDVTLHFADGTTASADLVIGADGANSRVRVQFLPHANRVDTGIVTIVGKAPLSGCAGRFTAGPVYVAAPPGCGMFTAPHLSPEVAVNDETADLDPVLFDNTGSYVTWAYGARNLPADLSELDGAALRSLVLDLIRDWHPDLVRLVSDSPEGTVSRLPILTSVPVRPWPSGPVTLLGDAAHSMTPFRGIGANTALRDAQLLCRKLTSGRAAGVAVAEYEREMRKYADKAVRTSARSADQFVSGSRLGRALTRTMFRTLGAAQKLRR from the coding sequence ATGAACTTGCGAGTTGCCGTCGTCGGCGGCGGGACGGGTGGCCTGTGCCTGGCCCACGGCCTGGTCCGGGCCGGTGTCGAAGTGGCGGTGTACGAACGCAGCCGCACGCGGACCGAGCGGCTGCAGGGTTACCGCGTGCACATCGATCCACACGGTGCGGCCGCATTGCACGAGTGCCTGCCGCCCGACGCGTGGCAGCGTTTCGTGGCCGCGACGGGGGAGAGTGCGCACGAGTTCGCCTTCGTCACGGAGCAGTTGCGCGAGCTGGCCGTGATGCGCGAACCGGACGCGGCGGATCCGGCGAAGGCCCACCACTCCGTCAGCCGGATCTCGCTACACCAGGTGCTTTCGGCCGGCCTCGAGGGAATCCTGTGGTACGACAAGGAGTTCGTGCGCTACGAGGCCGGGCCCAAGGACGTGACCCTCCACTTCGCCGACGGCACCACGGCTTCGGCCGACCTCGTGATCGGCGCGGACGGCGCGAACTCCCGCGTGCGTGTCCAATTCTTGCCTCACGCGAATCGGGTGGATACGGGAATCGTCACGATCGTCGGCAAGGCGCCGCTCTCGGGCTGCGCCGGCCGGTTCACCGCCGGTCCGGTGTACGTCGCGGCCCCACCCGGCTGCGGCATGTTCACCGCGCCGCACCTGTCCCCGGAGGTCGCGGTCAACGACGAAACCGCCGACCTCGACCCGGTGCTGTTCGACAACACCGGCAGCTACGTGACGTGGGCCTACGGCGCACGGAACCTGCCGGCCGACCTGTCCGAACTGGACGGTGCCGCCCTGCGATCTCTGGTGCTCGACCTGATCCGCGACTGGCACCCCGACCTGGTGCGGCTGGTTTCGGACTCGCCCGAGGGCACCGTGAGCCGCCTGCCCATCCTCACGTCCGTCCCGGTCCGCCCCTGGCCCTCCGGCCCCGTCACTCTCCTCGGCGACGCCGCCCACAGCATGACGCCCTTCCGCGGCATCGGCGCCAACACCGCCCTCCGCGACGCCCAGCTGCTGTGCCGCAAGCTCACCTCCGGCCGCGCGGCCGGTGTGGCCGTCGCCGAGTACGAACGCGAAATGCGCAAGTACGCCGACAAAGCCGTCCGCACCTCGGCCCGCAGTGCCGACCAATTCGTCTCCGGCAGCCGCCTCGGCCGGGCACTGACGCGGACGATGTTCCGGACTCTCGGCGCTGCCCAGAAACTCCGCCGCTGA